From the bacterium genome, one window contains:
- a CDS encoding type II secretion system protein GspG: protein MNKKIVLTVLSLVIFIALISVIHLSKKVDTFYQYQTAQQAWIGKEIEKYKATKGTYPQTESNLTELNPDLDQNKLGMLFTDKWGNHVLYLSPGVHNKNSFDLWSYGADGKPGGEGENADITNW, encoded by the coding sequence ATGAATAAAAAAATAGTACTAACAGTTTTAAGCCTTGTCATATTTATCGCTTTAATTTCTGTAATTCATTTATCAAAAAAAGTTGACACGTTTTATCAATATCAAACAGCGCAACAAGCTTGGATAGGTAAGGAAATTGAAAAATATAAAGCCACCAAGGGTACCTACCCACAAACCGAATCAAATTTAACTGAACTCAATCCAGACTTGGATCAGAATAAGTTGGGTATGCTTTTTACTGACAAATGGGGTAATCATGTACTTTATTTGTCCCCAGGAGTTCACAATAAAAATTCTTTTGATCTTTGGTCTTATGGTGCTGATGGCAAGCCTGGTGGCGAAGGCGAGAATGCAGAC